One genomic segment of Gottschalkia acidurici 9a includes these proteins:
- a CDS encoding MOSC domain-containing protein, whose amino-acid sequence MLGRLSRIYICEEKGKPRELVEIAFLKEDFGMVGDCHSGTGNSNKQLVILLSKDRRDIEESYSNRGICTKRFKENILLDDISLEDLKIGMKVKIGESIVEIKSLGKRCFAECDLVKAQSICPLKEGAIFAKVIQSGKIKVNDSVTVLK is encoded by the coding sequence ATGCTAGGAAGGTTATCCAGAATATATATATGTGAAGAAAAGGGAAAACCTAGAGAGCTCGTGGAAATAGCATTCTTAAAAGAAGACTTTGGTATGGTTGGAGACTGTCACTCTGGAACAGGGAATAGTAATAAACAGTTAGTTATACTTTTATCTAAAGATAGAAGAGATATAGAAGAAAGTTATAGTAATAGGGGAATCTGCACAAAAAGGTTTAAGGAAAATATATTGCTAGATGATATAAGCTTAGAGGATCTAAAGATAGGGATGAAAGTAAAAATAGGAGAGAGTATTGTAGAAATAAAATCATTGGGAAAGAGATGCTTTGCAGAGTGTGACTTAGTGAAAGCGCAAAGTATATGTCCACTAAAAGAAGGAGCTATATTTGCTAAAGTTATCCAAAGTGGAAAAATAAAAGTTAATGACTCAGTTACAGTATTAAAATAG
- a CDS encoding MOSC domain-containing protein produces MAIRGKVLEINISETKGVIKTPITEGNFLEDFGLEDDAHAGKWHRQVSLLGVESIDKMKAMGVEDLEYGSFAENITTEGIVLYELPVGTKLKIGDTIQEVTQIGKECHTGCAIAQKVGKCVMPKEGIFTKVLKGGKVKVGDIIEEIE; encoded by the coding sequence ATGGCTATAAGAGGAAAAGTGCTAGAGATTAATATAAGTGAGACAAAAGGTGTTATAAAAACTCCAATAACTGAGGGTAATTTTTTAGAAGACTTTGGTTTAGAAGATGATGCTCATGCAGGTAAATGGCATAGACAAGTTAGCCTACTTGGTGTAGAGAGTATTGATAAAATGAAGGCAATGGGAGTAGAAGATTTAGAATATGGTTCTTTTGCAGAGAATATTACTACTGAAGGTATAGTTCTTTATGAGCTACCTGTTGGAACCAAGTTAAAAATAGGAGATACAATTCAAGAAGTAACTCAAATAGGCAAGGAATGTCATACAGGCTGTGCTATAGCTCAAAAAGTAGGTAAATGCGTAATGCCTAAAGAAGGTATATTTACTAAAGTTTTAAAAGGCGGAAAAGTTAAAGTAGGAGATATCATAGAGGAAATAGAATAA
- the moaA gene encoding GTP 3',8-cyclase MoaA yields the protein MKDLFGRNINYLRISVTDLCNLRCQYCMPQGGVCKVDHEDVLSIEEFYEIAKAFVSLGINKIRITGGEPLVKKGIVELVEKISKLDGVKDLAMTTNGIYLKDYAKQLKDAGLNRVNISLDTLNPEKYKEITRGGSLLKVLDGIEEAKKVGLTPIKINTVLIGDFNTDEIENFVYITKQEEIDVRFIELMPIGEASDWAAKKFVSNSMILDKVKELEKTEGNDPSSPAVYYKLPGGKGKVGIINPISCKFCDACNRVRLTSRGKLKLCLHSNDEIDLKNVLQSGRDLEKTIKEAILQKPEEHHLEEGKYIIRNMYEIGG from the coding sequence GTGAAGGACTTATTTGGAAGAAATATAAACTACCTTAGAATATCAGTAACAGACTTATGTAATCTAAGGTGTCAGTATTGTATGCCACAGGGTGGTGTGTGTAAAGTAGATCATGAAGACGTTTTATCTATTGAGGAATTTTATGAAATAGCTAAGGCATTTGTTTCTTTAGGTATAAATAAAATTAGAATAACTGGTGGTGAGCCATTAGTTAAAAAAGGCATAGTAGAACTTGTTGAAAAGATCTCTAAATTAGATGGAGTAAAAGATCTAGCTATGACTACTAATGGAATATATTTAAAAGACTATGCAAAACAGCTAAAGGATGCAGGATTAAATAGAGTAAATATTAGTTTAGATACATTAAATCCTGAAAAGTATAAAGAGATAACTAGAGGCGGAAGTCTTCTAAAAGTTTTAGATGGAATAGAAGAAGCTAAAAAGGTAGGATTAACCCCTATAAAAATAAATACTGTTTTAATAGGAGACTTTAATACGGATGAAATAGAGAATTTCGTATATATTACTAAACAAGAAGAAATAGATGTTAGATTCATAGAGCTTATGCCTATAGGAGAAGCTTCAGATTGGGCAGCTAAAAAGTTTGTGTCTAACAGTATGATATTAGACAAAGTTAAAGAATTAGAAAAAACAGAAGGAAACGACCCTTCATCTCCAGCGGTATATTATAAACTACCTGGTGGAAAGGGAAAGGTAGGAATAATAAATCCTATATCATGCAAGTTCTGTGATGCTTGTAATAGAGTTAGACTTACATCAAGAGGAAAACTAAAGCTATGTCTACACTCTAATGATGAAATAGACTTGAAAAATGTACTACAAAGTGGTAGAGACCTAGAAAAAACTATAAAAGAGGCAATATTACAGAAACCAGAAGAGCACCACTTAGAAGAAGGAAAGTATATTATTAGAAATATGTATGAGATAGGAGGTTGA
- a CDS encoding ABC transporter permease, producing the protein MDYILSGIMEAFKLLIGFDKEVYGIVILSVFVSSLSTILSSIITVPLGIYLGIKDFKGKKIFSRILYTLMSTPSVIVGLVIAIILSRRGPLGFLDLMYSPTAMIIAQTVLVTPLILGLTYNISKNRGKSIEKIGKTLGASKLDIIILIIKELRIDILMNIVTAFSRAISEVGAVMIVGGNIKGYTRVITTSISMLNSMGDYPMAIALGIVLLIISFGINSIIYSYSMED; encoded by the coding sequence ATGGATTATATATTAAGTGGGATAATGGAAGCGTTTAAACTTTTGATAGGTTTTGACAAGGAAGTATACGGAATAGTTATATTGTCAGTGTTTGTATCTTCACTTTCTACGATACTTTCCTCTATAATAACAGTTCCATTAGGTATATACTTGGGTATAAAAGACTTCAAGGGTAAGAAAATTTTTTCAAGAATATTATATACACTTATGAGTACACCTTCAGTTATAGTAGGTTTAGTAATAGCTATAATACTATCTAGAAGAGGACCTTTAGGTTTTTTAGATTTGATGTATAGTCCTACCGCTATGATAATAGCACAAACAGTGCTAGTAACCCCTTTAATACTTGGTCTAACTTATAATATTTCTAAAAATAGAGGGAAGTCTATAGAAAAAATAGGTAAGACTTTGGGAGCTAGCAAACTGGACATAATTATACTCATAATAAAAGAGCTAAGAATAGATATACTTATGAATATAGTAACAGCATTTTCAAGAGCAATATCTGAAGTAGGAGCAGTTATGATAGTAGGGGGAAATATAAAAGGATATACTAGAGTTATAACTACTTCCATATCCATGTTAAACTCTATGGGAGATTATCCTATGGCTATAGCATTAGGAATAGTATTACTGATAATATCGTTTGGAATTAATAGCATTATATATTCCTATAGTATGGAGGATTAA
- the glp gene encoding gephyrin-like molybdotransferase Glp codes for MDFFNVVSVEEARKLLLENINLELESEYVDILSSADRILCDDIISEENVPGFDRSTVDGYAIKSSDSHGASESLPSFLSLNGEIRMGKEAVTEIHPGEAIYVPTGGMLPKGADGVIMIEHVEKMDEENILIYKPISFGENVIFKDDDIKIGQVALEKGKKITPQDIGVLASLGIFKVKVYKKLKFYIISTGDEIIDLDEEMKIGKIRDINSYVLYSMIQKIGGEVVNRTIVKDNFELLKQEVENGLEDSDIVILSGGSSVGVRDFTHQVIDSFEGKGVFIHGMSIKPGKPTIIGEARGKGVFGLPGHPVSSIIVFKALVERFIKDIMGVKEGKDRVKAIVDFNFPSSSGKTTYQMVSLEERDGKVYCIPNFGKSGMITLLSQSSGYIEIQSHEEGIYKGEERDVYLL; via the coding sequence ATGGATTTTTTTAATGTTGTATCAGTTGAGGAAGCGAGAAAGTTATTACTAGAAAATATTAATTTAGAATTAGAATCGGAATATGTAGATATACTAAGCTCTGCAGACAGAATACTATGCGATGATATTATTTCTGAAGAGAATGTTCCAGGTTTTGATAGATCAACGGTAGATGGATATGCTATAAAATCGAGTGATAGTCATGGAGCCAGTGAGTCCCTTCCTAGTTTCTTAAGTTTAAATGGCGAGATAAGAATGGGAAAAGAAGCTGTTACAGAAATTCATCCAGGTGAAGCTATCTATGTTCCTACTGGCGGTATGCTTCCTAAGGGAGCAGATGGTGTAATAATGATAGAGCATGTAGAAAAGATGGATGAAGAAAACATACTAATATATAAGCCTATATCATTTGGTGAGAATGTAATATTTAAAGATGATGATATTAAAATAGGACAAGTAGCATTAGAAAAGGGCAAAAAGATAACCCCACAGGACATTGGGGTATTAGCGTCTCTTGGGATTTTTAAAGTGAAAGTATATAAAAAACTTAAGTTCTATATAATATCTACGGGTGACGAAATTATAGATTTAGATGAAGAAATGAAGATAGGAAAGATAAGAGACATAAATAGCTATGTTCTATACTCTATGATACAAAAAATAGGTGGAGAAGTAGTAAATAGAACTATAGTAAAAGACAACTTTGAATTACTAAAGCAAGAAGTTGAAAATGGTTTAGAAGATAGTGATATAGTTATTCTTTCGGGAGGAAGTTCAGTTGGTGTAAGAGATTTTACTCATCAAGTTATAGATTCATTTGAGGGTAAAGGTGTTTTTATACATGGAATGTCTATAAAACCTGGTAAACCTACAATCATTGGTGAAGCTAGAGGAAAGGGAGTATTCGGGCTTCCAGGACATCCTGTGTCATCTATAATAGTATTTAAAGCGTTAGTAGAAAGATTTATTAAGGATATAATGGGAGTAAAAGAGGGAAAAGATAGAGTTAAAGCTATAGTAGACTTTAACTTCCCTTCATCTTCAGGAAAAACTACTTATCAAATGGTTTCACTAGAAGAAAGAGATGGAAAAGTCTATTGCATACCTAACTTTGGGAAGTCAGGTATGATTACGTTACTATCTCAGTCATCAGGATATATAGAAATACAATCACATGAAGAAGGAATATATAAAGGTGAGGAAAGAGATGTGTATTTACTTTAA
- a CDS encoding ParM/StbA family protein: protein MSIVKEVIGLDNGFSTIKTSRGVKVPAYMSQGSLGIEGANQIIFYDGKEMTIGYGGVGHFGSEDKTKDEKDRLILESTTLTALYLSFQDEIEQGAEELHLVLGTGLPASSFTEQKESFIKFLKDIDKRVKLGLNGRVVRIKVDDVHCSPQGSVTPVLDIEKFKAVPLAVLVDWGWNTVDVTIFVDGKPVKVKSIKMGVAKLYDSISSVLYGKLGMDVKDYQIEDYIKYIKRIGEYKIMFKGELHSVDYIKPIIENYLEQINGELRKLDEYERSEKVYLTGGGFEAFGEKYIDLINLKSGEVLENAQFTNANSFEKLAKMMELKAKKGL from the coding sequence ATGAGTATAGTTAAAGAAGTTATAGGACTTGATAATGGATTCTCAACAATAAAAACAAGTAGAGGTGTAAAAGTTCCAGCTTATATGTCACAAGGGAGTTTAGGAATAGAGGGTGCTAACCAGATTATATTTTATGATGGAAAAGAAATGACAATAGGTTATGGTGGTGTTGGTCATTTTGGATCAGAGGATAAGACTAAGGATGAAAAGGATAGACTAATTTTAGAATCTACAACATTAACAGCTCTATATTTGTCATTTCAAGATGAAATAGAACAAGGTGCTGAAGAACTTCATCTTGTTTTAGGGACAGGCCTACCAGCTTCATCATTTACAGAGCAAAAAGAATCTTTTATTAAGTTTCTAAAAGATATTGATAAAAGAGTAAAGTTAGGACTAAATGGAAGAGTTGTAAGAATAAAAGTTGATGATGTTCACTGTTCACCACAGGGGTCTGTAACTCCAGTACTAGATATTGAAAAGTTTAAAGCAGTACCACTTGCTGTATTAGTGGATTGGGGCTGGAATACTGTTGATGTAACTATATTTGTAGATGGCAAACCTGTAAAAGTGAAATCTATTAAAATGGGTGTAGCTAAGTTATATGATTCTATTTCCAGTGTTTTATATGGAAAGTTAGGAATGGATGTAAAAGACTATCAAATAGAAGACTATATAAAGTATATAAAAAGAATAGGTGAATATAAAATTATGTTTAAGGGAGAACTACATTCTGTTGATTACATAAAGCCAATCATTGAAAATTATCTTGAACAAATAAACGGAGAGTTAAGAAAACTTGATGAATATGAGAGGTCTGAAAAGGTATATTTAACAGGTGGTGGGTTTGAAGCTTTTGGAGAAAAGTATATAGATTTAATTAACTTAAAGTCTGGTGAAGTGCTAGAAAATGCTCAGTTTACAAATGCTAATAGCTTTGAGAAGTTAGCTAAAATGATGGAATTGAAAGCAAAAAAAGGGCTGTAG
- a CDS encoding molybdopterin biosynthesis protein, which produces MNKKDRNIYIENMNVDEAKKLYLEKLQIRNLYEEINILESLGRITYEAVFAKNSSPHYNAAAMDGIAVNSENTIGATEVSPKILIENSDFKYINTGNPIEAPFDSVIMIEDVIELEKGKIQILSSAYPWQHVRPIGEDIVATEMIIPSKHKIRPIDLGALIAGGMKSVKVYKKPKVGILPTGSEIVDEIGIEEVGRIPDSNSKVFEGLVNEYGGTSNRYLPVDDTYEELKQAILKGIDENDILLINAGSSAGSKDYTVSLIRELGEVFVHGVALKPGKPTILGAINNKPVIGIPGYPVSSFFVFETFVKPIIYSYVGLNEEKDEIVEATISRRVVSSLKSRELLRVNLGLVKDKLIATPLSGGAGVTMSLVKADGIVEIPQNVEGVEAGEKVQVKLLKSVNNIKDTLVSIGSHDLVMDIMSDMMHLSSGHVGSMGGLLSIKREECHIAPIHLLDMETGEYNISYVKKYFPGKKMALIKGLQRLQGFIVEKGNPKSIIDFKDLLRNDIIFINRQRGAGTRILLDYNLKKLGINLQDIKGYNREMTTHMAVAMGVKTGSATTGLGIYSAAKALDLDFIEVGYEDYDFLIHYENFHSEKVQEFISILTSDEFKRRVESLGGYKFLNTGSVRIID; this is translated from the coding sequence TTGAATAAAAAAGATAGAAATATTTATATAGAGAACATGAATGTAGACGAAGCAAAGAAACTATATCTTGAAAAATTACAGATAAGAAATTTATATGAAGAAATAAATATATTAGAGTCACTGGGAAGAATAACGTACGAGGCTGTATTTGCTAAAAATTCATCGCCACACTATAATGCTGCGGCAATGGACGGAATAGCAGTAAATTCAGAGAATACCATAGGAGCGACTGAGGTTAGTCCCAAGATATTAATAGAGAATAGTGATTTCAAATATATAAATACAGGTAATCCCATAGAAGCTCCATTTGATTCGGTTATAATGATAGAAGATGTTATAGAACTAGAGAAAGGAAAGATTCAAATACTAAGCTCTGCATATCCATGGCAGCATGTAAGACCAATAGGGGAAGATATAGTTGCAACTGAGATGATAATACCGTCTAAACATAAAATAAGACCTATAGACTTAGGTGCGCTTATAGCAGGTGGAATGAAGAGTGTAAAAGTATATAAGAAACCTAAAGTAGGAATACTACCTACAGGATCAGAGATAGTAGATGAAATAGGGATAGAAGAAGTAGGTAGAATACCAGACTCTAACTCTAAAGTATTTGAAGGACTAGTAAATGAGTATGGTGGTACTTCTAATAGGTACTTACCAGTAGATGATACTTATGAAGAACTTAAGCAAGCTATATTAAAAGGTATAGATGAAAATGATATACTATTAATAAATGCAGGTTCATCAGCAGGGTCTAAGGATTATACAGTTAGTCTAATAAGAGAACTTGGAGAAGTATTTGTACATGGTGTAGCTTTAAAGCCAGGGAAACCTACTATATTAGGAGCAATAAATAATAAGCCTGTTATAGGTATACCAGGATATCCAGTATCTTCTTTCTTTGTGTTCGAAACGTTCGTAAAACCTATAATATATAGCTATGTTGGATTAAACGAAGAAAAAGATGAAATAGTAGAAGCAACCATCTCAAGAAGGGTAGTGTCTTCGCTAAAAAGTAGAGAATTATTGAGAGTAAATCTGGGACTTGTAAAAGATAAACTTATAGCTACCCCACTCTCTGGTGGGGCAGGAGTTACTATGAGCTTAGTAAAAGCTGACGGAATAGTAGAAATTCCTCAAAATGTAGAAGGAGTAGAAGCTGGTGAAAAAGTTCAAGTTAAACTATTAAAGTCTGTAAATAATATAAAGGATACATTAGTATCTATAGGAAGCCATGACCTTGTAATGGATATTATGTCTGACATGATGCATCTTTCTTCAGGACATGTAGGAAGTATGGGAGGGCTACTTTCTATTAAGAGAGAAGAATGCCATATAGCACCAATCCACTTGTTAGACATGGAGACAGGAGAGTACAATATAAGCTATGTAAAAAAATATTTCCCAGGAAAAAAAATGGCGCTTATAAAAGGATTACAAAGGTTACAAGGCTTTATTGTCGAAAAAGGAAATCCAAAGAGCATAATAGACTTTAAAGACTTGTTAAGAAATGATATTATATTTATAAATAGACAAAGAGGAGCAGGAACTAGAATACTCTTAGACTATAATTTGAAGAAGTTAGGTATAAATCTACAGGACATAAAAGGTTATAATAGAGAAATGACTACTCATATGGCTGTAGCTATGGGAGTAAAGACAGGATCAGCAACTACTGGGCTTGGTATATACTCAGCAGCTAAAGCATTGGACTTAGACTTTATAGAAGTAGGATATGAAGATTACGATTTTTTAATTCATTATGAAAACTTTCATAGTGAAAAAGTACAAGAATTTATAAGCATATTAACATCTGATGAATTCAAAAGAAGAGTTGAGAGTTTAGGTGGATATAAATTCTTAAATACTGGTTCAGTTAGAATAATAGATTAA
- the moaC gene encoding cyclic pyranopterin monophosphate synthase MoaC: protein MMGFTHFNESGRAHMVEVSEKDDTKRVAIARGIIKMKTETVNMIKEGLIKKGDVLSVAQVGGIMGSKKTSDLIPMCHNIFISGSDIRFNILDDAIEIESEVKTIGKTGVEMEALTAVSMAALTIYDMCKAIDKDMVIGDIRLIKKTGGKSGEYIRQE from the coding sequence ATGATGGGATTTACTCACTTTAATGAGAGCGGAAGGGCACATATGGTAGAAGTAAGTGAAAAAGATGATACCAAGAGAGTTGCTATTGCTAGAGGTATAATTAAGATGAAGACTGAAACTGTAAACATGATTAAAGAAGGTCTTATAAAAAAAGGAGACGTTCTTTCAGTAGCTCAAGTAGGTGGAATCATGGGGTCTAAAAAAACTAGTGATCTTATACCTATGTGTCATAATATATTTATATCTGGTTCAGATATAAGGTTTAATATACTAGATGATGCTATAGAAATAGAGTCGGAAGTAAAGACTATAGGAAAAACTGGAGTAGAAATGGAAGCACTGACTGCAGTATCCATGGCAGCTCTTACTATATACGATATGTGTAAGGCTATAGATAAAGATATGGTAATAGGTGATATAAGACTTATTAAAAAAACTGGTGGAAAATCAGGTGAATATATAAGACAAGAATAA
- a CDS encoding extracellular solute-binding protein produces MKNMKKLFAVLLCLVLSLSVLAGCSNKVEEPKNETKSKVEESEKDTKKGGSIILSTTTSTQDSGLLDFLLPKFEEETGIKVKVIAVGTGEALQKGKDGDADILLVHSKVKEEQFVKEGHGTERKDVMYNDFILVGPKDDSLKLKEKYGSDIVNGFKTISENKAIFVSRADKSGTHDKEMKIWETAGIKPEGDWYMESGRGMGDTLKIASEKKGYTLTDRATYLSMKDVLDLDILVEKDENLFNQYGIIPVNPEKNNKINAEGAKTFMDWMLSAETQKLIGEFGVKEFGQPLFVPNAK; encoded by the coding sequence ATGAAAAATATGAAAAAACTATTTGCTGTTCTTCTATGTTTAGTTTTATCGTTATCTGTACTAGCTGGATGTAGTAATAAAGTAGAAGAGCCAAAGAATGAAACTAAGTCAAAAGTAGAAGAGTCAGAAAAAGATACTAAAAAAGGTGGTTCTATAATCTTATCTACTACTACTAGTACACAAGATAGTGGACTTTTAGACTTCTTATTACCTAAGTTTGAAGAAGAAACAGGTATAAAAGTAAAAGTGATAGCAGTAGGAACTGGTGAGGCTCTTCAAAAAGGTAAAGATGGTGATGCAGATATACTTTTAGTTCACTCTAAAGTAAAAGAGGAACAGTTTGTAAAAGAAGGACATGGAACTGAGAGAAAAGATGTAATGTATAATGACTTTATTTTAGTAGGACCTAAAGATGATTCACTAAAGTTAAAAGAAAAGTATGGAAGTGATATAGTTAATGGATTTAAAACTATATCAGAAAATAAAGCTATTTTTGTTTCAAGAGCTGATAAGTCTGGAACACATGATAAAGAAATGAAAATTTGGGAAACGGCCGGAATAAAGCCAGAGGGAGATTGGTATATGGAATCTGGTCGTGGAATGGGCGATACACTAAAAATAGCTAGTGAAAAGAAAGGATACACTTTAACAGATAGAGCTACTTATCTAAGTATGAAAGATGTTTTAGATTTAGATATTCTAGTAGAAAAAGATGAAAATCTATTTAATCAATATGGTATTATACCAGTAAATCCTGAAAAGAATAATAAAATAAATGCAGAAGGTGCAAAAACATTCATGGACTGGATGCTATCAGCAGAAACTCAAAAATTAATAGGTGAATTTGGAGTAAAAGAATTTGGACAGCCACTGTTTGTACCAAATGCTAAGTAA
- a CDS encoding ATP-binding cassette domain-containing protein has product MNITGLNIKKYYGENLVLNIDELKINKEKITGVTGPNGCGKSTLLNIIAGLDNNFLGKILYDEKNIDESIYDKITMVMQRPYLFKRTVFENIYYPLRIRKIDKDKIKQKVEKILYDLEIYDLKDKQAHKLSGGESQKVSLARALVFNPKVLFLDEPTSNIDPESIKIMEREIIRYNREKKGTVIIVTHNLEQSKRLCNEIIYLEKGRLKKDER; this is encoded by the coding sequence ATGAATATTACAGGCTTAAATATTAAAAAATATTATGGTGAGAATCTAGTACTAAATATAGATGAATTAAAAATAAATAAAGAGAAAATAACAGGAGTAACAGGACCTAATGGATGTGGGAAAAGTACTCTTTTAAATATAATAGCTGGGTTAGATAATAATTTTTTAGGAAAAATACTTTATGATGAAAAAAACATAGATGAAAGTATATATGATAAAATTACTATGGTTATGCAAAGACCATATTTATTTAAAAGGACAGTTTTTGAAAATATATATTATCCATTGAGAATAAGAAAGATAGATAAAGATAAAATAAAACAAAAAGTAGAGAAAATTTTATATGATTTAGAGATATATGATTTAAAAGATAAGCAAGCACATAAATTATCAGGTGGAGAGTCACAAAAAGTTTCACTAGCTAGAGCGTTGGTATTTAATCCCAAAGTATTATTTCTGGATGAACCTACATCTAATATAGACCCAGAGTCAATTAAAATAATGGAAAGAGAAATAATAAGGTATAATAGAGAAAAGAAAGGAACTGTAATTATAGTCACTCATAATTTAGAACAGTCAAAAAGATTATGTAATGAAATAATTTATCTTGAAAAAGGAAGATTAAAAAAGGATGAAAGGTAG